In Lycium ferocissimum isolate CSIRO_LF1 chromosome 7, AGI_CSIRO_Lferr_CH_V1, whole genome shotgun sequence, the sequence TCAACTCTGCTACTATCAATCTTTTTCAATCTCCCTGACTCCCATCTGATGCGCAAAGATGTACAACAAACCAATATTTGGAACTCCTATAACTATACACAAACAGTATAGTTTCAGCCCGCGACAACTTTGGATGATTTCCACCAACTCTTTTTTCAAGATCCTGTGGGATCCTTAGCTTGCTGCTAAAATCAGATGCGATAGAAAACGAAACTGAGGCGTTGCAGCTTTGGAGGTTTCAAATGGATTATCGGTTGCATAGTTCACCTTCTAACAATGATTCATGGTTCCTCACGGCCCATAATAAGCCTGTCTTCTAGAATCAGCTTCCTCAGAACATGATTCGTCTTCCTCTTCATGCTTATGTGATTCCCCGTTTGAATTACATAGTCGTGTTGATAACGTAGGGGATGAAGGTGTGTAATTACCTGCATTTTTGGTATTAATTTATAGCTAGAGAAAAGAACATCAGTTTTTCATAAAAACACATTACGATGAAGAAAAGTGCACCTCTGAAAGATGAACTTCTTTCCACATCTTTGGTAACATGCAACAAGATGGTTCCAGAGAGCACAACAATGAAACCGCATATTCCTGATATAATGCTCCAAACATTCTGTCCATCCCAATCCTACATAATGTAGTACAAGTTGATCGATAAACATGACTTCAAAGTTTTGGACAAATAATCATGGTTTTCCTGTTCCATTAATGTGTAAAAATGTCTTTGACATCCaagtacaacaacaaaaacataccAAGTGTGATCCCACAAATGGGGTGTGGGAAGGGTGAGGTATATGCAGACCTTTCCCCTACCTTTgcggggtagagaggctgttcccgaaagaccctcggctcaagaaaagtGATTTTCAAAACAAGTTTGAGAAATACAAGAGTAAAAAGATGTGATGAAAATAACTAAGGAAAGAAAAGTAATAACAACAGATATAGTAAAGATGGCCaaagtaaaagaaacaaaaatagtagcaaaaattgaagaataaGATTACGAAAGAATAGTAATGATAATATAGTAAGGAGAAGAGGGAGCAGCTAAGGTGCTCTAAACTGTTTGACATCCAAGTCATGTATAATATTGATCTGAGTTAAGCTTAAATGGAGTAACATGGTTAGCAAGGATTCACATAGCAGACCCCTACTTGATTGGAATTGAGGCATAGTCATTCACTTGTTGTAGTTGTTGGTGGTATTTCCAAGTCATGCAATAGGGTGTGGATGTTCATGGCATTCTAAGGCGTAAACTTTGGAATAAATTCCTAAGAAGCGAATCAACTTGTGCTCATCATTCTCTAGAAACAAGCTCAAAGCAAagcaacaaaatgaaaaaaggtaGCTGTTATACCTTAAACATGATGACACTGGCAACGATTGTTAGTGTTGTGAACATAACATAGTATATAGGAGAGACAACGGCAGTGTTGAAGGTATCAAGGGCCTGAAACAcggaaagcaaaaaaaaaaaaaaaaaggtgttgCAGCAGAGATATGATTGATCAGTTTTTTCAAGATATCAGATAAATATTGCTTGAGAAAGTTGAGGCAAAACAGTCTGCTCTATAAGAAACCAGGAATCAGGATTAATAAGAGGAAGATGTTATCACACCATTTAAGATTGATACCCTAAAGgaaagaaattcaagaataaCTACtacattttcaagaaaaggctgCATAAAGTACCCCAAAAAGCGCAAAAACATTCTTGGAACTTAAAAAGATCGAGCTGCAATTATACACTATAAATTAGGACActgaagaaattcatgatctAGTAACTACAGTGTGTCTGAAAGATGAAGCAGCTTCCCAAGAttgacaaagaaagaaaacctattACATGATTTGTGCAATAAGAAAAGCGTCCGTGAAATCAATAGCATCTAGAAGCTAATATAGAACTCAAGTCTGttgaatggaaaaagaaaaatatctaATCTGACCTGCTAAACTtgcaaaatattattaaactaCCAATATTATCCACAATCCTTGACATATAGGAAATCTAAAATATTCCATAAGCAGTATGATTCTGAAGTTAACATTCCAGATACACTTTAAAGCTAAATCTATTAAGAAACGCCTTTTAAAGCAAAAGCCATTAAGAAATGAAAGATTCTTTGTACTTCCACAAACATGGGCTAGTCCCCCTTCCCACTACTCCCCCCAACCCCCTTGCCCCAAGCAATTAAGTAACTCATCTTAAAGTTTTAAACGGCTGCAATACATGTAGAACAAAAATTGGATTTTATAGTCTTTATATTGAAACTGATTTCTCAAGAGATATATGACATCGATTCGTCAACCTTTGTGAAATTCTTCTGTGGCTTCTTCATTGTTAATGTACTTTGTCGATATCATTCAGTATGCTGTTATGCTAGAATATCAACTATAAGGACACAATTAAGATTATCAACCTAGACATATAAAGTTACTATCATGATAAATGATTTCATTTTGATAAAAATCAACTCATCAATTGCACCTTTCATAAGAATATTCAGTTATGTGAAATAATTTTGACATTGTTTGAGGGAAGTCCTAAGTTGACAATGGTGGTATCTGGTGGAGACTGTCACATTTCCCATATTCCATATGCAGATGACACCTTGTTAAACTGTGAGGCAAATAGAGAACAATTTGTGTATATCAGAGGAATTCTATTAGTCTTTGAGGCAGTCACAGGTCTGAAAGTGAATCTGGCTAGGAGTAGCCTGTTTAGCATAAATGCGGACCATTGCATAGAGGATCTGGCTCAGATTTTCGGCTGCAAGGTGGAACATCTACCTACAACTTATTTAGGGCTTCCTTTGGGTGCGAAAAGAAATGAACCAAGAATCTCGAAGGAATGCTGGACAGATGTTCCAGTAAGTTATCTCCATGGAGAAAGCAATATCTATCTTTGGGAGGCAGATCTGGCTGGGAGAGGAAAGCTTTAATACAGATTTCCAACTCTTTGCAACTGCTCTGTTAACAAAGTAGGTAGTGTCTCTGAGTTCTACCCCTCCAGTGGGTGGCAATTACATTTTAGGAGAGGTTTTAATGATTGGAAGCGGAAGAGGTTGGGCGAGCGCTACAGCTTTTGGATACAACAGTAGTAGAGGAAGATAAATAGGATGCTATGTTATGGACAGCAAGCAATGATATGAAATACTCTGTTAAAAGCGGCTATAACCTTCTGCAGGAATGTTCTGAtcattttggaccaaatttgCCATGGAGAATGCTATGGAAGACGAGCACCGTTCAAAGTAGCCTGTTCTGGTTCGGTTATCATTCAAAATCTTATTTGACTCAAGATAATTTGCAAAGAAGAGGTTTCAATTTGAGCAACAGGTGTTATTTATATGAAATGGAGCTGGAATCAGTCAATCATCTCTTTATCCATTGTAAAATTGCTAGTTGTGCTGAGAACTTATCCTGAGACTGTGTTGTGTAGTCTGGGTAATGCGCTCAGATGTTAGAAGTCAGCTGGCACGGGCAGAAAACAGCAAAGAGCCAGAAGCAACTTTGGAGGACCACCCCCTTGTGTATTTTCTGGACTATCTGGAGAGAAAAGAATAGTGCTTGCTTGGAGACAAATAACTACACAATAAACGAGAGCTTTTGACTGGGCGGAGTATGACTTTGTACAGATCAGAGCATATCATCTATCTTTCCTTGGGCATAATGTCTGACAGTAAGCCATGAATAATTAGCAAAGAAGCAGCAAAGATTTGCATAAAACTCATATATCACCTAGATTGAAAAGGAATGAAGTATCACAAGCTGGCAATTCATTGGTTCCAAGATGATCAAGATGAAACTAAGATACAAAAAGTAAGacctcatattttttttttaaaaaaaaaaacaatattacTCGGAGCGTACTTAGAACTTCCTTTGGACTTGAGAAATTAGCATGTTAAGGGGGTAAAAATCAAGCAAACAAAAATATTCTCAAGAAACTAAATTTAATACCAGATAaatgtaatataaaaaaatttgaactGAAACATGATGAACCAGCCTTCAGAGCAGGGATCATATAAATGACAGATTCTTAATTAGTTTTATTGGTATTTTCGTTAGTTAAATATCAGTAAGAGAAGTACTAACAGGGCAATTGTCCCAAAACATGTACCCAAATCCATGTAGTGTCATAGTTTCCACTGTCTCCTAGTCCTTACTTCTATAAATgaataaatagaaaaaacaCAAGATCCACGAAAAAAGGGGGCCAGAAAGGAAAGCAAAGAAGGAATTCAAAGAAAGAGAACAGGCAAAACAGGTTGAGCGGAAAACTCTCAGGGCACTCTTAGAATAACAAAGGATGAATTAACAGTTCAACTTTGAAGAGTAAGTTTGTAGACAAAACGTGTTTCATTAGGAGTAAGTTTGTAGACAAAACGTGTTTCATTAGTCATTAAAAATATACTTAGAATAGCACAGCTACTCACCTTATTGAGATAGTTCATTTGTGTAACGACACAAACTGCCACAACAAACATAAAACACCAGGTTTCAGGATAGATCAGCTGGTTTTTTCCCTCAACAGTTAACTTTAGTGAAGTACCAAGGGCTTTAACACTCATAACCTGCAAAATAAACATAACAGAGATTTTGATTATTGACTtacaaaaataagatttttggaAGTTAAGCATTTAAATGATAGACCACAAGAcaagaaaattcgatttgaaGTTTTACCGAGAGAGAACCCATCAATGAGCAGATTCCGGTGAAAACAAGGACATTTGAGTGTCCACATTGAGGAGCAAAGTAGAAGACAAGAATAAAAACTAAGACAATCACCGATCCCATGTAGAGCAAAAACTCTGGaatagaaaaggaaatgaaGTCAGAAAGTGTAGATGGTCCCAGAGGAACTATAGGATTGGCTTAATACATCGACAACCCCTTAAACTTGccagtaaatttcatttagacactcgaacTACGGCTTGTTCCAATTGAACacctgaacacatgataaagtgttcctattagacacttgcggttcaaatttgaaaaaacttttGCGCGTATTCTCAAGTGTCCATTACATAGATAAattaaccacttaaaatatgtcattGCCTTTGAATATACGCATTAGCCTCAATAATTTGTAAAACCTCAAGCTTGTTCCAATTGATGGAAGCATCTCACCTTTCTGGGTTGCCATGTACCATACTTCTTTGACAGAAGAGATAGGATGCTCCTGTGGTGCGTGGATAACTATCACGACAGAACCAGCAATACACAGCACACAACCCAAAATTCCAAGCGGATGCAACTTTTCCTTCAAAATAATATGAGCCAGTACAGCACTGCAAAGAGTTTTTGGCCACAACAACAGTTAAGAAACCCAAAGAACACCTCTAGAACACCTCTACTATTACCAAAAACAATGAAATAAACTATTATCAAGATTACACACCTGACAATTATACTCAATGCACCCAGAGGGGTGACAAGAACTGCCGGAGCAAACGCATATGCCACAAAATTTGCAATCTCTCCGACTATCActaagaaaagcaaaaaaaaaaaaaaaaaaaacaagaaaattctaTGGACAGTCAACCAACAACCGAGAAATAAAACACTAGAAGTAGGCCACACCTTTACTTTTGTTGggagaaattcatgaaacaaatcaATAACACCAATAGGCTAGAGAGTTGTTGACAGAtaacaaaattcccaaaattgaGAAAAGAAACACACTAATCAATCATTAGACTTAACTTCCCAGATGAAAGTATCAACAAATTATATTCAAATATACACTTCTAATAGTCCTTTCTAGCAGTAGCACTCTATCAAACACTCTAAGCCCAAAAAATACcactaagggtgtgtttggttttcccattttttcatgtttggttggtcaaaatgttttggaaaacattttctctaggaaaacactGGAAAATGACTTCCTTAATGGAAGTAGGGACACAAGTTTCATAAGCTACACTCCAAGTCCGTTGTCTCCCCCACACCCATCCTACGCCACTAACCCCCACCCCTTGGCCATCCCAACCCCAACCCCCACCATCCCCAACCCGCACTCTCCACACTATTCCACCCTCATAGAGTTttgctagattacatataaatgcttttggaataatatttttttgcttactacttaccaaacaccagaaaataagtaagaaactcacttattttccaagaaaacatcttctaggaaaacattttccttcaaacCAAGCACACCATAAATtccaaaaagttgaaaaaagaaaCACACTAAAAGATCATTAAACTTAACTTCCCAGATAAAATCATCAACAAATTGTATTCAAATATACACTTCAACCAGTCCTTTCTTGCAGAAGCACTCAATCAAacatttcccaaaaaaaattaagaaaagcaaagaaacaagaaaattctATGGACTAGTCAGCCAATGGCCAAGAAAGAAAACACTTGACCTAGGCCACACCTTACTTCTGTTGGGAGAAATCCATGAAACAAATCAGTAGCACCAACAGGCTAGAGAGTTGATTGACAGATAACTAAATCCccaaagttgaaagaaaaacaCACTAATCAGTTATTATACTTAACTTCCCAGATTAAAACACTTCTACCAGTgtttttgagccgagggtctattggaaacagcctctctaccccataaaggtagaggtaaggtctgcgtgcatcctaccctccctagaccccacctgtggattacactgggtatgttgttgttgtacacacTTCTACCAGTCCTTTCTAGCAGCAGCACTATATCAAACATTCCAAGCCAAAAAGTATCACAAAGGATGTGTTTtggttttccaatttttccatgttcggtTGGTCAAAACAATCTCTTGGAAAACACAGGAAAATGGGAAAACAAATTCCATAAGTGACATTCCAAGTTCAATGTCTCCTCCATGTTAAAATATAACTACTTcattatttatgacttattaTTTATTTCTGTATTATTTGTAATTATCTTTGTATTCTTTGTAATTATCTCTTGTACTTGTAATTATCATCTACCCTCTTAGTATTTATCCCCTGTAGCTATCCTTTGGCTTTGTAAAGCTATATAAGTAGTTCACGTATACATCAATACAACTTAAGAGTGATTGGCTTCTTAAGTCCTCTTGtctttcttattattttacATGGTATCCGAGCCCTAAAAGAATTCCTTTCCACGCTTTTCACTATGTCTGTTGTTCCCGTCACTTCTTCCTCTTTCACTTCTCCCACTCCAATCATCACCTCTACCCATTCTTTTGCTGTTAAACttacaccaaaaaattatttggcATGGAAAACTCAATTTATTCCTCTTCTAAATTACCAAAACCTTCATGGTTTCATCAATGGCACTACTTCCGCTCCCTCTGCCACTGTTGCCTCTTCCACTGATCCCACCCGTCAAGATCCCAacccaaaatttgaaatatgGTTTCACAAGGATCAGATGCTTCATTCGTGGCTGCTTGCTTCTTTAACGGAAGAGAATCTATCCTTATGTTAGAAGTCCACCTCTTCCTTTGCAGTTTGGGAGGCTCTTTCCAACGCCTTTGGTTCTGTTTCACAAAATCGTCAATTGCAATTACATATAGAATTGCAAGAGTTAAAGAAATATGATCTTTCTGTTTCTAACTATCTACAAAAGGCCAAGGCTCTTTCTGATGAACTTAGTGCCGCTGGTAGATCTATTTCTTCTGCTGAGTTTAATGCGATTATTTATCGCAACATTGGACCTGAATTTCATGGCCTTATTGCTGCTCTCAACCTCCGTCCAGAACCAGTTACTTTCAATGAACTCCATGGACAATTAGTAGCTCATGAAATCTTGCTTAAAAATGCAATGGAACCTGTAACAAATATGGTTCTAAAAGGTAATGCTCCACTTCTGCCTACTCCGCAATACCGGCCACAATTCACTCCAACTCAAAATAACTATTCCCAAAATAATTATCAGCCATGGCCATCCAACAACTCCAACAAAAATCACAACCGTGTCCCCTGTCAAATTTGTGGCCTAAACAACCATTCCGCTGTCACTTGACGCAAGAGGTATATGCCTCGTAACTCTGAACAATCTCATCGCAGCAAAATAATTCTGCCGCTCAACCAATGGCTAATTATTCTGCTGTTGCACCCTCTTCACCAAATATGCAGCCTATCATGTGGTTTAGATACGGCTGAAAATTACCACATCACTCCGGACCTTCAGAGTTTTAAGTGCCATTAATGAATATCCCGGTCCGGATCAGCTACATGTAGGTAATGTCAAGGGCTTCAAATCTCTCGCACTGGTATGGCAACATTACATTCTCCTACGAAATCTCTTTActtgaaaaatgttttatgCGTTCCAAAAATAGTTAAGAATCTACTCTCTCTGTTCAAAAATTTACCTCTGACAATTCttgtttttttgaattttggccTTCTTATTTTCTTATCAAGGACCAGCGCACCCGCCAAATACTGAAGCAAGGCCCAAGTGAGTCTGGAATTTACAACATTCAACAAATGCCCAAGACAGCTATGACAGCCACGGTTCCTTCTTTTGACGACTGGCACCTCTGTCTAGGCCATCCTAATGTTCAGAAGCTTCATTCATTAGTTAGAAATCAGCATCTTTCTAGTTCTACAAATAAACTTAGTCCTTGTGCTAGTTGTAATTTAGGAAAATTATCTCGTTTGTCCTTAGCGTCTGTTGAGCATACTAGCACGGCTCCCTTTCAAATTGTTCACTCTGATGTTTGGGGTCCGGCCCCAGTTCTTTCTTCTATGGGTCATCGCTATTTTGCTCTATTTGTGGATGATTTTACTCGCTTTACATGGGTTTATcttcttaaaaataaaagtgatgtTCATTCGATTTTTCTTAATTTCGAAAAGATGATTGAAAggcaatttcaaaaaaaaaaaaaatcaaagcttTTCATTCTGATTGGGGAGGAGAATACCAAAAATTGAACCAATACTTTGATCAAACTCCGGTATAAATACACCGCATTGCGTGTCCTTACACGCATGAACAAAATGGCATTTCCGAAAGAAAAATCGGCATTTGGTAGATACTTGTCTTAAAAATCCAAGCATTTGGTAGATACTTGTCTTACTTTATTAGCTCATGTAAACTTACCTCTTAAATATTGGAATTTTGCTATTGAACACGGTGCATATTTTAATAAATGTTCTTCCGTCAAATGTCATTAAGCAAGAGTCCCCATATCAGATTTTATTCAACAAAAATCTTAACTACCTTTCTTTCAAacctttttttgggttttggtttttttttttttttttttttttgatgaagtaattGTTATCATTAGCATCaggcatcaagaagatgcaaatTACAGGTAAAGTTAGAGCTACCTAGTAGCTTCAAAAAGCAAAAATCACCTTGTTAGCTTTCTCAACCAAAAAAAACTATCTTAAAAACGTGAGCTaaccaaaatccaaaaaaatttttaaaattaatctgGGGGGAGACgggtaaaaaaataaatacaaaaaacaatTTGCTTTCAAGGGAATGTTTATAATCCTCAAAGCATCTTTATTCCTTTCCTTTccatctttttaaaaaattaaaaggttcATTCTCGGATCTCTTGATGGGGTTATCAACCCCCCTTTTCCCCAAAACTCGAAGATTCCCAGGTACGAGGAAACCAAGAttccaaaaaattaaagggaaaatgttcccaaaaaaataatgcaaACCCCAAAACAAAAAACGGATGGTTTTTTTTCGCCTTTGACCAAAAGAACATCAATTTGCCATATGAATTTCCCCCCCCAAAGGTTTTGGGCAANNNNNNNNNNNNNNNNNNNNNNNNNNNNNNNNNNNNNNNNNNNNNNNNNNNNNNNNNNNNNNNNNNNNNNNNNNNNNNNNNNNNNNNNNNNNNNNNNNNNCCAAAATTAATTGCCCAGGGGGTGACAAGAACCCCGGACAAACGCATATGCCACAAAATTTGCAATCTCTCCGACTatcataagaaaaaaaaaaaaaaacaagaaaattctaTGGACAgtcaaccaacaacaaaataaaacacTAGAAGTAGGCCACACCTTTACTTTTGTTGggagaaattcatgaaacaaatcaataacataataggcTAGAGGTTGTTGACAGAtaacaaaattcccaaaattgaGAAAAGAAACACTAATCAATCATTAGACTTAACCCAGATCAAAGTATCAACAAATTCTATTCAAATATACACTTCCTAATAGTCCTTTCTAGCAGTAGCACTCTATCAAACACTCTAAGCCCAAAAAATACCACTAAGGGTGTGTTGGTTTCCattttcatgtttggttggtcaaaatgttttggaaaCATTTCCTCTGAGAAAACACTGGAAAATGACTTCCTTAATGGAAGTAGGGACACAAGTTTCATAAAGCTATACTCAAGTCCGTTGTCTCCCCCACACACCCATCCTACGCCATAACCCCCACCTTGGCCATCCCAACCCCACCACACACATCCCTAACCACCGCACTCTCCACACTATTCCACCCTACATGAGTTTttgctagattacatataaatgcttttggaataatatttttttgcttactACTTGCAAACACtagaaaaataagtaagaaactcacttattttccaagaaaacatcttctggaaaacattttccttcaaacCAAGCACACCGCCAAGTTAAAGGTTGAAAAAACACTAAAAGATCATTAAACTTAACTTCCCAGataaaagcatcaacaaattgtGTTCAAATATTGCTTTTCAGCCAGTCCTTTCTTGCAGCACTCTATCAAacatttcccaaaaaaaattagaaaagcaAAGAAACCGAAAAATTCACCATGGACTAGTCAGCCAGACCAGAAAAGAAAACACTTGACCCTAGGCCACACCTTACTTCTGTTGGAGAAATCCATGAAACAAATCAGTAGCACCAACAGGCTAGAGGAGTGGATTGACAGATAACTAAATCACGAGGTTGAAAGAAAACACACTAATCAGTGTATACTTAACTTTCAGTTAAAACACTTCTACCAGTGTTTTTGAGCCGAGGATCTAttgaaacagcctctctaccccataaAGGTAGAGGTAGGATGCGTCATCCTACCTCTAGACACACAGCAGGTTTACCCACaggagtatgttgttgttgtacacacTTCTACCAGTCCTTTCTAGCAGCAGCACTATATCAAACATTCCAAGCCAAAAAGCATCACAAAGGATGTGTTTtggttttccaattttccatgttcggttGGTCAAAACAATCTCTTGGAAAACACaggaaaatgggaaaaaaacaAATTCCATTAGTGACATTCAAGTTCAATATCTCCTCCATGTTAAATATATAACTACTTcattatttatgacttattatttatttatgtattatttgtaATTATCTTTGTATTCTTTGTAATTATCTCTTGTACTTGTAATTATCCTCTACCCTCTTAGTATTTATCCCCTGTAGCTATCCTTTGGCTTTGTAAAGCTCTATAAAGTTCACGTATACATCAATACAACTTAAGAGTGATTGGCTTCTTAAGTCCTCGtctttcttattattttacATGGTATCCGAGCCCTAAAGAATTCCTTTCCACGCTTTTCACTATGTCTTGTTGTTCCCGTCACTTCTTCCTCTTTCACTTCTCCCACTCCAATCATCACCTCTACCCATTCTTTTGCTGTTAAACttacaccaaaaaattatttggcATGGAAAAACTCAATTTATTCCTCTTCTAAATTACCAAAACCTTCATGGTTTCATCAATGGCACTATTTCCGATCCCTCTGCCTGTTGCCTCTTCCACTGATCCCACCCGTCAAGATCCCAacccaaaatttgaaatatgGTTTCACAAGGATCAGATGCTTCATTCGTGGCTGCTTGCTTCTTTAACGGAAGAGATCTATCCTTATGTTAGAGGTCTCACCTCTTCCTTTGCAGTTTGGGAGGCTCTTGCCAACGCCTTTGGTTCTGTTTCACAAAATCCTCAATTGCAATTACATATAGAATTGCAAGAGTTAAAGAAATATGATCTTTCTGTTTCTAACTATCTACAAAGGCCAAGGCTCTTTCTGATGAACTTAGTGCCGCTGGTAGATCTATTTCTTCTGCTGAGTTTAATGCGATTATTTATCGCAACATTGGACCTGAATTTTATGGCCTTATTGCTGCTCTCAACCTCCGTCCAGAACCAGTTACTTTCAATGAACTCCATGGACAATTAGTAGCTCATCAAATCTTGCTTAAAAATGCAATGGAACCTGTAGCAAATATGGTTCTAAAAGGTAATGCTCCACTTCTGCCTATCCGCAATAACGGCCACAATTCACTCCAACTCAAAATAACTATTCCCAAAATAATTATCAGCCATGGCCATCCAACAACTCCAACAAAAATCACAACCGTGTCCCCTGTCAAATTTGTGGCCTAAACAACCATTCCGCTGTCACTTGACGCAAGAGGTATATGCCTCATAACTCTGAACAATCTCCGCAGCAAAATAATTCTGCCGCTCAACCAATGGCTAATTATTCTGCTGTTGCACCCTCTCCACCAAATATGCAGCCTATCATGTGGTTCCCAGATACGGCTGAAAATTACCACATCACTCCGGACCTTCAGAGTTTTAAGTGCCATTAATGAATATCGCGGTCCAGATCAGCTACATGTAGGTAATGTCAAGGGCTTCAAATCTCTCGCACTGGTATGGCAACATTACATTCTCCTACGAAATCTCTTTActtgaaaaatgttttatgCGTTCCAAAAATAGTTAAGAATCTACTCTCTGTTCAAAAATTTACCTCTGACAATTCttgtttttttgaattttggccTTCTTATTTTCTTATCAAGGACCAGCGCACCCGCCAACTACTGAAGCAAGGCCCAAGT encodes:
- the LOC132065800 gene encoding probable magnesium transporter NIPA6 isoform X1; this encodes MVFSKDNMTGIILALLSSVFIGASFIIKKKGLRRAAMVSGVRAGVGGYAYLVEPLWWIGMITMIVGEIANFVAYAFAPAVLVTPLGALSIIVSAVLAHIILKEKLHPLGILGCVLCIAGSVVIVIHAPQEHPISSVKEVWYMATQKEFLLYMGSVIVLVFILVFYFAPQCGHSNVLVFTGICSLMGSLSVMSVKALGTSLKLTVEGKNQLIYPETWCFMFVVAVCVVTQMNYLNKALDTFNTAVVSPIYYVMFTTLTIVASVIMFKDWDGQNVWSIISGICGFIVVLSGTILLHVTKDVERSSSFRGNYTPSSPTLSTRLCNSNGESHKHEEEDESCSEEADSRRQAYYGP
- the LOC132065800 gene encoding probable magnesium transporter NIPA3 isoform X2, giving the protein MVFSKDNMTGIILALLSSVFIGASFIIKKKGLRRAAMVSGVRAGVGGYAYLVEPLWWIGMITMIVGEIANFVAYAFAPAVLVTPLGALSIIVSAVLAHIILKEKLHPLGILGCVLCIAGSVVIVIHAPQEHPISSVKEVWYMATQKEFLLYMGSVIVLVFILVFYFAPQCGHSNVLVFTGICSLMGSLSVMSVKALGTSLKLTVEGKNQLIYPETWCFMFVVAVCVVTQMNYLNKDWDGQNVWSIISGICGFIVVLSGTILLHVTKDVERSSSFRGNYTPSSPTLSTRLCNSNGESHKHEEEDESCSEEADSRRQAYYGP